From one Peredibacter starrii genomic stretch:
- the rbfA gene encoding 30S ribosome-binding factor RbfA — MAKASTGRGNKFSKLKYEERIRDEINLALRREFADPRLINVSITHVELTQDYSHAKVYWDTFNAQTRGDAKEAIESTAGRMRKLLSTKMEVRHTPEIHYVYNSQFEDSNKIDKLLKDSADEAE; from the coding sequence ATGGCCAAGGCCAGTACCGGACGTGGTAATAAATTTTCAAAACTAAAATACGAGGAAAGGATCCGCGATGAGATTAATCTCGCTCTCAGAAGAGAGTTCGCGGATCCTCGACTCATTAATGTTTCAATCACTCACGTAGAACTGACTCAAGACTATTCTCACGCGAAAGTTTATTGGGACACTTTCAATGCTCAAACTCGTGGAGACGCGAAAGAGGCGATTGAAAGTACAGCAGGTCGTATGCGTAAGCTTCTCTCTACCAAGATGGAAGTTCGTCACACTCCTGAAATTCACTACGTGTACAATTCTCAGTTCGAAGATTCGAACAAGATCGACAAGCTCCTGAAAGATTCAGCGGATGAAGCTGAATAA
- the nusA gene encoding transcription termination factor NusA, protein MNFSELSRVIEQLGKDRGIKKDVVVSAIEQAFLVTARKKFGIQGEYEARYNEDDGEVEIFQYKNVVEKVRDSIVEIDYDSAKKLDEDCEVGDQLGLKIENPGFSRVDIQTAKQIIFQKVRDAERDILFSEFKHREGDLVTGIARRFEKGNVVLDLGKSDAVLPKKEIIFGESFKPGDRIQAYLSDVVMTNRGPEIRLTRTSPMFLVKLFEVEVPEIADGTIEVKAAAREPGHRAKIAVTTKDRDIDPVGACVGMKGSRVQNIVNELQGEKIDIVRWNEDTETFARAALAPAEIQSITLNHDEHTLDVIVEDDQLSLAIGKRGQNVRLAAMLTGWKINIISKAKLQERVKLAVENLIQLSNISEATAQVLVQKGIMSIVDLSAAAPEDVARFLGKSVADAKAMIEIASEALEDESIKTDLDENAEIISASAVPNQSGFKKSEGGAKTEVKKGDDVTKFSEAERRLREELAAFKLK, encoded by the coding sequence GTGAACTTTTCAGAATTGAGCCGAGTTATCGAACAACTAGGAAAAGACCGTGGCATCAAGAAAGATGTGGTGGTGAGTGCTATTGAACAGGCCTTCCTTGTTACTGCACGTAAAAAATTCGGAATTCAAGGCGAATACGAAGCTCGTTATAATGAAGACGATGGCGAAGTAGAAATCTTTCAATATAAGAACGTTGTTGAGAAAGTTCGCGATTCAATCGTTGAAATCGATTACGACTCTGCTAAGAAGCTTGATGAAGATTGTGAAGTGGGTGACCAACTTGGTCTTAAGATCGAGAACCCTGGTTTCTCACGTGTTGATATTCAAACAGCTAAACAAATCATTTTCCAAAAAGTTCGCGATGCTGAAAGAGACATTCTATTCTCTGAATTCAAGCACCGTGAAGGTGACCTGGTAACAGGTATTGCTCGTCGCTTTGAAAAAGGCAACGTGGTTCTAGATCTTGGTAAGTCAGATGCAGTTCTTCCTAAAAAAGAAATCATCTTCGGCGAATCATTCAAGCCGGGTGACAGAATCCAAGCTTACCTTTCAGACGTAGTAATGACTAACCGTGGTCCTGAAATCCGTCTTACAAGAACATCTCCAATGTTCCTGGTTAAACTTTTCGAAGTTGAAGTTCCGGAAATTGCTGATGGTACAATCGAAGTTAAAGCTGCTGCTCGTGAGCCGGGCCACCGTGCTAAGATCGCTGTAACAACTAAAGATCGTGATATCGATCCAGTTGGTGCTTGCGTAGGTATGAAAGGTTCTCGCGTTCAGAACATCGTAAATGAACTACAAGGTGAGAAAATCGATATCGTTCGTTGGAACGAAGACACTGAAACTTTCGCTCGCGCAGCTCTTGCTCCAGCGGAAATTCAATCAATCACTCTTAACCACGACGAGCACACTCTTGATGTGATCGTTGAAGACGATCAACTGTCTCTTGCCATCGGTAAGCGCGGTCAAAACGTTCGTCTGGCAGCAATGCTCACTGGTTGGAAAATTAACATCATCTCTAAAGCCAAGCTTCAAGAGAGAGTTAAACTTGCAGTTGAAAACCTTATCCAACTTTCTAACATCTCTGAGGCCACGGCTCAGGTGCTTGTTCAGAAAGGTATCATGTCGATCGTTGATCTATCTGCTGCGGCTCCGGAAGACGTTGCTCGTTTCCTAGGCAAGTCTGTTGCTGACGCTAAAGCGATGATTGAAATTGCTTCTGAAGCTCTTGAAGACGAAAGCATCAAGACAGATCTTGATGAAAACGCTGAAATCATCTCAGCTTCTGCTGTTCCTAATCAGAGCGGTTTCAAGAAGTCTGAAGGTGGAGCTAAGACAGAAGTTAAGAAAGGCGACGACGTTACTAAGTTCTCAGAAGCTGAAAGAAGACTTCGTGAAGAACTTGCTGCTTTTAAATTGAAGTAA
- a CDS encoding GNAT family N-acetyltransferase — protein sequence MNTTGNFHELGPASNLNDVAQMDEKHFPHPWKPLDWKELDFSKHLLYSWSGEKLEAFALFGLVPGDGTAHLYKIQIDPALQGKGVSLPFWSAILENLRQKNVKNIYLEVESSNDRAIGFYKKVGFSCLRRVKGYYSNGSDGLMLQITL from the coding sequence ATGAATACTACTGGTAATTTTCACGAGCTAGGTCCGGCCTCTAATTTAAATGACGTCGCCCAGATGGATGAAAAGCATTTTCCTCATCCGTGGAAACCTCTTGATTGGAAGGAGTTGGATTTTTCCAAGCATCTCTTATACAGCTGGAGTGGTGAAAAGCTTGAGGCCTTTGCCCTTTTTGGTCTGGTACCCGGAGATGGTACGGCGCATCTTTATAAAATTCAAATTGATCCTGCGTTGCAAGGTAAGGGCGTGAGCTTGCCTTTTTGGTCGGCCATCCTGGAAAATCTTCGCCAGAAGAACGTTAAGAATATCTATCTTGAAGTCGAATCCTCGAATGATAGGGCCATCGGCTTTTACAAAAAAGTCGGGTTTTCTTGCCTTCGACGAGTAAAAGGATATTATTCTAATGGCAGTGATGGATTGATGCTTCAGATAACACTCTGA
- a CDS encoding winged helix-turn-helix domain-containing protein — protein sequence MDTIQTPSVETLMTKAVVDLAKDDRFLAHLPTESSRIEGQGHYRLAKIFYDKADFEKAEEHFLMALARTELPQDAFAIFKIYGFLIRIYSESLNEKEAMKYIQLSSELLDQTVAALPSLNAEYFYNAAVVNTYKGEFSEAHKNFNQAYRKAQTENEPELMAKSLYAMATNAYQMKNFQDTINHLNQLNELLNILKKGYLKGSMHLLWGNALRELGDYSSSLPQYDLAMKLLHSKRCWNMHNYVLLNKGISLKKMGEFSKALMLFGLAQNSLDDEYFKRLEQLIMMEVEDVNDSSVDLYLDRHNRVIHEKALGVIDFKHRFVLLEILFLLAQTPGTYYNKEDLAKMIWKDEYNPLIHDKLIYTSISRLRKLIEPKGIKRQYILRGKDGYTFNPRVNARFHKENEVVKQKNIANIEISSPV from the coding sequence ATGGACACCATTCAAACGCCATCAGTTGAAACATTGATGACTAAGGCCGTGGTGGATCTCGCTAAAGACGATCGTTTTTTAGCTCACCTTCCAACTGAATCAAGCCGTATTGAAGGGCAAGGTCATTACCGTCTAGCTAAAATCTTCTACGACAAAGCAGATTTCGAAAAAGCTGAAGAGCATTTCTTAATGGCACTCGCCAGAACAGAACTTCCTCAGGATGCTTTCGCAATCTTTAAAATCTACGGTTTCCTTATTCGTATCTACTCTGAGAGCCTGAACGAAAAAGAGGCGATGAAATACATCCAGCTTTCAAGTGAACTTCTGGATCAAACTGTAGCTGCTCTTCCTTCTCTGAATGCTGAGTATTTCTATAACGCTGCCGTGGTAAACACTTATAAAGGTGAATTCTCGGAAGCTCATAAGAACTTCAATCAAGCTTACCGTAAGGCCCAGACTGAAAATGAGCCTGAGCTGATGGCAAAATCTCTTTATGCGATGGCGACTAACGCTTATCAGATGAAGAATTTCCAAGACACCATCAATCACTTAAATCAATTGAATGAACTTCTGAATATTCTTAAGAAAGGTTACTTGAAAGGGTCAATGCACCTTCTTTGGGGTAACGCTCTTCGCGAGCTAGGGGACTATTCAAGCTCTCTTCCACAATACGACCTGGCAATGAAGCTTCTTCATTCTAAGCGTTGTTGGAACATGCATAACTATGTTCTTCTGAACAAGGGTATTTCACTCAAGAAAATGGGTGAGTTCTCTAAAGCTCTTATGCTTTTCGGTCTTGCTCAGAACTCACTTGATGATGAGTACTTCAAGCGCCTTGAGCAGTTGATTATGATGGAAGTTGAAGATGTTAATGACTCTTCAGTAGACCTATATCTTGATCGTCACAACCGTGTGATCCACGAGAAAGCTCTTGGTGTTATTGATTTCAAACACCGTTTCGTTCTTCTTGAGATCCTTTTCCTATTGGCGCAAACTCCGGGAACTTACTATAATAAAGAAGATCTCGCGAAAATGATCTGGAAAGACGAGTACAATCCTCTTATCCACGATAAGCTGATTTACACAAGTATCAGCCGTCTTCGTAAGTTAATTGAGCCGAAAGGCATTAAGCGTCAGTATATCCTTCGTGGTAAAGATGGTTACACATTCAACCCACGTGTGAATGCCCGCTTCCATAAAGAGAATGAAGTTGTTAAGCAAAAGAACATCGCAAATATCGAAATTTCTTCTCCTGTATAG
- a CDS encoding tRNA pseudouridine synthase B, which yields MKLNKKQALFPPLVFNVFKPARITSYDVVRHFKRHLPQGFGKIGHFGTLDPFASGVLMIGICGAARLNDFIHDFLPKTYLAVGKLGIETPTGDYTSEIVQRDESLYLTREIASFSREFIEEKLREKFIGDYWQAPHKYSASKFMGRNMHEWAREGIEVKKEPVLRKVYKIEVVKYAFPYLSIRVEVSSGTYVRTLFTDMCNYLGTLGSLISLVRESVGPVTYKTALKMKDWPQDKTLPIISRGMKIEDVLPFTKLKLDEKQTLIFKNGGFLRPADLNVLQDSSLSQNYFWMLDESEKLLGLGEKTFPTELKPKINFHSEVEVPSSSDHDPQ from the coding sequence ATGAAGCTGAATAAGAAACAGGCGCTGTTTCCCCCTTTAGTATTTAATGTGTTTAAACCTGCCCGGATCACGTCTTACGATGTGGTCAGGCACTTTAAACGTCATCTTCCCCAGGGCTTTGGGAAGATCGGGCATTTTGGAACTCTAGATCCATTTGCTTCCGGTGTTCTCATGATTGGTATCTGTGGCGCTGCTCGTTTGAATGATTTCATTCACGATTTCCTTCCAAAAACTTATCTTGCCGTTGGAAAACTTGGGATTGAAACACCGACCGGTGATTACACTTCCGAAATCGTCCAGCGTGATGAATCTCTTTATTTAACTCGTGAGATCGCGAGTTTCAGTCGTGAGTTCATCGAAGAAAAACTTCGTGAGAAGTTTATCGGTGATTACTGGCAAGCTCCTCATAAATATTCGGCCTCAAAGTTCATGGGCCGCAATATGCACGAGTGGGCGAGAGAAGGAATTGAAGTCAAGAAAGAGCCAGTTTTACGTAAGGTCTATAAAATCGAAGTCGTAAAATACGCTTTCCCTTATCTCTCAATCAGAGTGGAAGTGAGCTCAGGTACATATGTTCGAACGCTTTTCACAGACATGTGCAATTACTTAGGAACTCTTGGTTCTCTCATTTCACTGGTGCGTGAAAGTGTAGGACCTGTTACTTACAAGACCGCACTTAAAATGAAAGACTGGCCTCAGGATAAAACTCTTCCCATCATTTCTCGCGGAATGAAAATTGAAGATGTGCTGCCTTTCACCAAGCTGAAGCTTGATGAAAAGCAGACACTGATTTTTAAAAATGGTGGATTTCTAAGACCGGCAGATTTGAATGTTCTGCAGGATTCATCTCTTTCTCAGAATTATTTCTGGATGCTGGATGAGAGCGAAAAACTTCTTGGTCTGGGGGAAAAAACTTTTCCTACCGAATTAAAACCTAAGATAAATTTTCATTCAGAGGTTGAAGTTCCTTCTTCATCTGATCATGACCCTCAATAA
- the infB gene encoding translation initiation factor IF-2 produces the protein MAKKVYELANEIGVGALDLVEKLKSMGFNVRNHMASLTDEEAAKALAAYATPEKKASPVKKAVVRKVIKKEAPPVEEAPAAPVAKEEVTETPVTAKVAAPEVAAAPTTPAASAEVEDASKPKVVTVKRKTKAQKEDEIQRAVEAKEEAAAEKAAQQAARENPVEPTAASYNTSAKVRDPKKDYYEEKRHTFTPIFVPEEKKKDEPSQEKKPTENRLPPRRPMDESAPVETEEEKDKKRMGDLAAAIGKKGVGAGKKDLTVIRADEELKYASALVGKAIYTPPKKKKIYSGPTQKTLITEVKESKRVIQVHGVVTAENLAEKLSVRFESFANRVLEMNLLVRPDDYIGVKLAGEIAALYNYRVEDVAFNEEAVLNKKAGEDKSAYPVRNPIITIMGHVDHGKTSLLDYIRKEKVAAGEAGGITQHIGAYSVKVKDAMLTFLDTPGHAAFAAMRQRGANVTDIVVLVVAADDGVMPQTVESIRFIKNAEVPVIVAVNKIDKPAANPDKVKQGLTEHGLLPEEWGGETQYVNVSALTGQGIDDLLEAIQLQAEIMELRENPKGAAEGIVIESKIEVGRGPVTTILVQKGTLNKGDSIVVGETSGRARSLMDYTGKMLNSAGPSTPVQVLGLENVPTPGDILNVVKNEREAQKIVDNRIAERKALANTSVEAKKVSLEDFFATAQNNSEAEKKVLKLIIRSDVQGSYEAIKTSVERLGNSEVSVEVISGGVGAITDNDVNLAANSQGFILGFNMRPVTTARRIAEEKGVDIKTYSIIYELINDVTLALEGMLTPERVEKYIGRAQVKETFSIPKVGTIAGTAVVDGKIERGCNIRLLRDGKIIYDGKLTTLKRFKDEVKEVKNGYECGMSLENFNDIKVEDLIEAYVMEEKKRTLTSDLTL, from the coding sequence ATGGCAAAAAAAGTTTACGAACTTGCCAATGAAATTGGAGTGGGTGCACTTGATCTCGTTGAGAAGCTCAAATCAATGGGCTTTAATGTGAGAAACCACATGGCAAGTCTGACAGACGAAGAAGCTGCGAAGGCATTGGCCGCGTACGCGACTCCTGAGAAGAAAGCTTCTCCTGTGAAGAAAGCTGTCGTGAGAAAAGTGATTAAGAAAGAAGCTCCTCCTGTTGAAGAGGCCCCTGCCGCTCCGGTTGCAAAAGAAGAAGTGACTGAAACTCCAGTGACGGCCAAAGTTGCTGCTCCTGAAGTTGCTGCCGCTCCGACTACTCCTGCAGCTTCTGCTGAAGTTGAAGACGCTTCGAAGCCCAAGGTTGTTACGGTAAAACGTAAGACGAAAGCTCAAAAAGAAGATGAAATTCAACGTGCGGTTGAAGCGAAAGAAGAGGCCGCTGCCGAAAAGGCCGCTCAGCAAGCTGCTCGCGAAAATCCAGTTGAGCCAACTGCTGCAAGCTACAACACTTCTGCTAAAGTACGTGATCCGAAAAAAGATTACTACGAAGAGAAAAGACATACTTTCACTCCGATCTTCGTTCCTGAAGAGAAGAAGAAAGACGAGCCTTCTCAGGAGAAAAAACCTACAGAAAACCGTCTTCCTCCTCGTCGTCCAATGGACGAATCTGCTCCTGTGGAGACTGAAGAGGAAAAAGATAAGAAGCGCATGGGTGACCTTGCCGCTGCTATCGGTAAGAAAGGCGTAGGAGCTGGTAAGAAAGACCTTACAGTTATCCGTGCTGATGAAGAATTAAAGTACGCTTCTGCCCTTGTTGGTAAAGCGATCTATACTCCACCAAAGAAGAAAAAAATCTACTCTGGTCCAACTCAGAAGACACTTATCACTGAAGTAAAAGAATCGAAGCGTGTAATTCAAGTCCACGGTGTTGTAACTGCAGAAAATCTTGCAGAGAAACTAAGTGTACGTTTTGAATCATTCGCTAACCGCGTTCTTGAGATGAACCTACTTGTTAGACCTGATGATTACATTGGTGTGAAACTAGCTGGTGAAATCGCCGCTCTTTACAACTACCGTGTTGAAGACGTTGCATTCAATGAAGAAGCTGTTCTTAATAAGAAGGCTGGCGAAGATAAATCTGCATACCCGGTTCGTAACCCGATCATCACGATCATGGGTCACGTAGACCACGGTAAAACTTCACTTCTAGACTATATCCGTAAGGAGAAAGTTGCTGCAGGTGAGGCCGGCGGTATTACTCAGCACATTGGTGCTTACTCAGTAAAAGTAAAAGATGCAATGCTTACGTTCCTGGATACTCCTGGTCACGCCGCTTTCGCAGCGATGAGACAGCGTGGTGCTAACGTAACAGATATCGTAGTTCTAGTAGTTGCTGCAGACGACGGTGTAATGCCTCAGACTGTTGAATCAATCCGTTTCATTAAGAACGCGGAAGTTCCAGTTATCGTAGCAGTTAACAAAATTGATAAACCTGCTGCTAACCCAGATAAGGTAAAACAAGGTCTAACAGAGCACGGTCTCCTTCCTGAAGAATGGGGTGGTGAGACTCAATACGTGAACGTATCTGCTCTTACAGGTCAAGGTATCGATGATCTACTTGAGGCGATCCAGCTTCAGGCAGAAATCATGGAACTTCGTGAGAACCCTAAAGGTGCTGCTGAAGGTATCGTGATCGAATCTAAGATTGAAGTGGGCCGTGGTCCAGTAACAACAATCCTGGTTCAGAAAGGTACATTGAATAAAGGTGATTCAATTGTGGTTGGTGAGACTTCTGGTCGCGCTCGTTCACTAATGGATTACACAGGTAAAATGCTAAATTCTGCGGGTCCTTCGACTCCGGTTCAGGTTCTTGGTCTTGAGAACGTTCCAACTCCAGGAGACATCCTGAACGTTGTGAAAAATGAACGTGAAGCCCAAAAGATCGTTGATAACCGTATTGCAGAAAGAAAAGCACTTGCTAATACTTCAGTTGAGGCCAAGAAAGTTTCTCTTGAAGACTTCTTCGCTACTGCTCAGAACAACTCTGAGGCCGAGAAGAAAGTTCTTAAACTTATCATCCGTTCAGATGTTCAAGGTTCTTACGAAGCGATCAAAACTTCGGTTGAGAGACTTGGAAATAGTGAAGTATCAGTTGAAGTTATCAGCGGTGGCGTAGGTGCCATCACAGATAATGACGTAAACCTTGCTGCTAACTCTCAAGGTTTCATCCTTGGATTCAACATGCGTCCAGTAACAACTGCACGTCGTATTGCTGAAGAGAAGGGCGTTGATATTAAGACTTACTCAATCATTTACGAACTTATCAATGACGTGACACTTGCCCTTGAAGGTATGTTAACTCCTGAAAGAGTTGAGAAGTACATTGGCCGTGCTCAAGTTAAAGAAACGTTCTCGATTCCTAAAGTTGGTACAATTGCTGGTACAGCGGTTGTTGACGGTAAGATCGAGCGTGGTTGTAACATCCGTCTTCTTCGTGATGGTAAGATCATTTACGATGGTAAGCTTACAACTCTTAAACGCTTCAAAGATGAAGTTAAAGAAGTTAAGAACGGTTACGAGTGTGGTATGTCTCTTGAGAACTTCAACGATATTAAAGTGGAAGATCTTATCGAGGCCTATGTTATGGAAGAGAAAAAGAGAACTCTTACAAGCGATCTAACTCTCTAA
- a CDS encoding ribosome maturation factor RimP, whose amino-acid sequence MDINNERSGLEKKFFLMCEPVVQEAGYRLYDMEYISTQKLLRLYIQDPRTGSALIEDCVKVDHALDKPFETETWIPEDVVLEVSSPGVYRHLSTLEHFKMTIGEVIAVVIMGQLSEEQTKDAPKGIKGEKKFRGKLLSADGEGFTIEVKGYPLTLTYKQTKKVNLDPDLKSVSE is encoded by the coding sequence ATGGATATTAATAACGAAAGATCTGGTTTAGAGAAAAAATTTTTTTTGATGTGTGAGCCTGTTGTACAAGAAGCTGGTTACAGACTTTACGACATGGAATACATCAGCACTCAAAAACTTCTTCGTCTTTATATTCAGGACCCTCGCACAGGTTCAGCGCTCATCGAAGATTGCGTGAAAGTAGATCATGCTCTTGATAAGCCATTTGAGACTGAAACCTGGATTCCAGAAGATGTTGTTCTCGAAGTTTCTTCTCCTGGAGTTTACCGTCATCTTTCAACCCTGGAACATTTTAAAATGACCATCGGTGAAGTGATTGCTGTTGTGATCATGGGTCAGCTTTCTGAAGAACAAACGAAAGACGCTCCGAAAGGCATTAAGGGCGAGAAGAAATTCAGAGGGAAACTTCTGAGCGCAGATGGTGAAGGTTTTACGATTGAGGTCAAAGGCTATCCTCTGACACTCACATATAAGCAAACGAAAAAAGTAAATTTAGATCCCGATTTGAAATCGGTTAGTGAATAA